Proteins encoded within one genomic window of Verrucomicrobiota bacterium:
- a CDS encoding glutaredoxin — MEIKAYLKPTCGWSRGVRAMFKKYELQYEDLDIIGDRDLYDEMVQKSGQHLSPCVEIDGVMLADVSGEEVENYLVANNLVQKSSAEAEYPTNQSCSAHRREDPQTVRFF, encoded by the coding sequence ATGGAAATTAAAGCCTACCTAAAACCCACTTGCGGCTGGAGCCGTGGTGTGCGCGCAATGTTCAAAAAATACGAATTACAATACGAGGATCTCGACATCATCGGCGATCGGGACCTCTACGACGAAATGGTCCAGAAATCAGGACAACACCTTTCACCTTGTGTGGAGATCGATGGCGTCATGCTCGCGGATGTGAGCGGGGAGGAAGTCGAGAATTACCTCGTAGCCAACAATCTCGTCCAAAAAAGCAGCGCAGAAGCCGAGTATCCGACGAATCAGTCCTGTTCGGCACACCGACGCGAAGACCCTCAAACCGTCCGGTTTTTCTAA
- a CDS encoding AAA family ATPase, whose translation MFLRQIASTADDSTDDYPFSVPAFRSLSTLVFENPVTFFVGENGSGKSTLLEAIALGAKLPPATGTPLEHDPNLAAVQPLAKSLRLGWRPRTRYGFFLRAEDFFNFARETKNRTESMEEMMERFKDDPRVQAYMFGQKQALTSRYGEDLHALSHGESFLTFFKSRFVPGGLYLIDEPEAALSPQRQLAFLSLMKELVEKGNSQFIIATHSPLLLAYPDATLLAFDENGISAAAYDDLPHVTLTRNFMDCPERFFRQL comes from the coding sequence ATGTTCCTCCGCCAAATCGCCAGCACCGCCGACGACTCCACAGACGATTATCCGTTTTCCGTTCCTGCCTTCCGCTCGTTAAGCACGCTTGTATTCGAAAATCCAGTCACCTTCTTCGTCGGGGAAAACGGTTCGGGCAAGTCAACTCTTCTAGAGGCAATCGCTCTGGGTGCAAAGCTGCCTCCGGCAACCGGAACTCCGCTTGAGCACGATCCCAACCTTGCTGCCGTTCAACCACTGGCAAAATCCCTCCGACTCGGCTGGCGTCCGCGCACCCGCTACGGATTCTTCCTCAGAGCGGAGGACTTTTTCAATTTCGCCCGGGAAACCAAAAACCGGACGGAATCCATGGAGGAAATGATGGAGAGGTTTAAGGACGATCCGCGGGTCCAAGCCTACATGTTTGGTCAAAAACAAGCGCTCACCTCCCGCTACGGTGAGGACCTCCATGCTCTTTCCCACGGAGAGAGCTTCCTTACCTTTTTCAAAAGCCGATTCGTCCCCGGTGGACTCTACCTCATTGACGAGCCCGAGGCAGCGTTGTCCCCTCAAAGACAACTCGCATTCCTGAGCCTCATGAAAGAGTTGGTCGAGAAGGGAAACTCGCAATTCATCATTGCAACACACTCTCCGCTCCTCCTTGCCTACCCGGACGCTACCCTCCTCGCTTTCGATGAAAACGGTATTTCTGCGGCCGCCTATGACGATCTTCCCCACGTCACCCTCACTCGCAATTTCATGGATTGCCCGGAGAGGTTCTTCCGCCAGCTGTGA
- the lysS gene encoding lysine--tRNA ligase encodes MPTEEEKNAENQLRQVRIDKLDVLREAGLDPFKANTRQTHTSATATALYREEIDDEQQETVSVAGRIVAFRVMGKATFLKLLDRAGKIQCYVRRDEIGEEEYARFKKLDLGDFIGVTGRLFRTNAGEITVRAKSYTLVTKALRPLPEKWHGLSDEDQIYRQRYLDLIVNEESRNRFVLRSKIIAEIRKFLWERDFIEVETPVLQSVPGGAAARPFETHMNALSCDFTLRIALELYLKRLLVGGVERVFELGRVFRNEGVSRRHNPEFTMLELYQAYTDFRGMMELVKSLILHLCHEALGSTTVRRYDGTEIDLADGWSEARYKDLIIERTNCPEWFSLSKEEKLQKTAEMNIEVNPELEDFEVTNQVFEKMIEPTLIQPTFVTHLPKELIPLAKLSPDDSSTVEVFELCINGQEIAPAYSEQNDPLAQSAQFAEQAGEEIQKIDHDFLEALEHGMPPAGGMGIGIDRLVILLTGAANIRETILFPPIRPVEK; translated from the coding sequence ATGCCAACCGAAGAAGAGAAGAATGCCGAGAACCAGCTTCGCCAGGTCCGCATCGACAAATTGGATGTCTTGCGGGAGGCGGGCCTCGACCCATTCAAGGCCAACACCCGTCAAACGCACACGTCAGCAACCGCAACCGCTCTCTACCGGGAAGAAATCGACGATGAACAGCAGGAAACCGTATCCGTCGCCGGAAGAATCGTGGCCTTTCGGGTCATGGGTAAAGCCACCTTTCTCAAACTCCTTGACCGCGCCGGTAAGATTCAGTGCTACGTGCGTCGGGATGAGATCGGGGAAGAGGAGTACGCGCGCTTCAAGAAGCTGGATCTCGGCGACTTCATCGGCGTAACCGGTCGACTTTTCCGCACCAATGCCGGTGAAATCACCGTTCGTGCAAAGTCCTACACGCTCGTCACCAAGGCGTTGCGGCCGCTCCCCGAGAAATGGCATGGTCTCTCGGACGAGGATCAGATTTACCGGCAACGCTATCTCGATTTGATCGTCAACGAGGAGTCCCGAAATCGCTTCGTCCTGCGAAGCAAGATCATAGCGGAAATCCGCAAGTTTCTCTGGGAACGCGACTTCATCGAAGTCGAGACTCCGGTCCTTCAATCGGTTCCTGGAGGTGCAGCTGCACGGCCGTTCGAGACCCACATGAATGCGCTCTCGTGCGACTTTACCCTCCGCATCGCTCTCGAACTCTATTTGAAAAGACTCCTCGTAGGAGGAGTGGAACGCGTCTTCGAGCTTGGCCGGGTCTTCCGCAACGAGGGTGTCTCGCGCCGGCACAACCCGGAGTTCACGATGCTCGAGCTCTACCAAGCCTACACCGACTTTCGCGGAATGATGGAACTCGTGAAGAGCCTCATCCTTCATCTCTGCCACGAAGCGCTCGGTTCCACCACGGTTCGGCGTTACGATGGAACCGAAATCGATCTCGCGGACGGGTGGAGCGAAGCGCGTTACAAGGACCTGATTATCGAGCGCACGAATTGTCCTGAATGGTTTTCCCTTAGCAAAGAAGAGAAGCTCCAAAAGACCGCGGAGATGAACATCGAGGTAAATCCTGAGCTGGAGGACTTTGAAGTGACCAATCAAGTCTTCGAAAAGATGATCGAACCCACCTTAATCCAACCCACCTTCGTCACGCACCTACCCAAAGAATTGATCCCTCTCGCCAAGCTGAGCCCGGATGATTCGTCCACAGTTGAGGTCTTCGAGCTTTGTATCAACGGTCAGGAAATCGCGCCCGCTTACTCCGAACAGAACGATCCTCTTGCCCAGAGCGCGCAGTTTGCCGAGCAAGCCGGTGAGGAAATTCAAAAGATCGATCACGACTTCCTAGAAGCACTGGAGCATGGAATGCCACCCGCTGGCGGTATGGGCATCGGCATCGATCGCCTCGTCATTCTTCTCACCGGGGCCGCAAACATTCGCGAGACCATCCTCTTCCCACCGATCCGTCCCGTAGAAAAGTAG
- the gltB gene encoding glutamate synthase large subunit, with the protein MTFDNPSPLYRPDHEHDACGVGFIANIKGERSYAMLDRAIEGLKNLAHRGAIDADAVTGDGAGVLTQIPYQIFREYLEEKGKPLYEDTDLGVGMLFLPRNDEYAQDHAKKIVEESIKKEGLKLLAWRDVPVNPDCLGKKAELTRPAIKQVLIGRPAQLTPSEYERSLFLAMRGSMRIAGEKNIPDFYVVSFSHRTLTYKGLLNAPQVRQFFTDLRSPKYQTAFAIFHQRFATNTLPDWSKAQPYRMLAHNGEINTIRGNRNLMRAREFSNNHGIWGDRYKDLSPMIQRDMSDSTSLDNTLQLMNVGGRSCLHGVAMMIPSAWENDPNLPEDVRAFYKCHSAMMEPWDGPAAVAFTDGRFIGGSLDRNGLRPCRYKIYEDHTIVLGSEAGLIRDWGSPVVEAGRLGPGRMIAVDISKGEVYKDGEIKKKLANEEDYVKWCERSLTPLSELLVSKKKKTKPSTETDDIPHLRVCFGYSSDEEEIVLKPMVTTGLEAVGSMGDDTPLAVLSHRNRLLFTYFKQLFAQVTNPAIDSLRERSVMSVNVNLGGKLGLFEPLSDDHPFVTLESPLLFSHELKAICRSDVFKGCVHTIDATFPAKGDSDSLEDRVKQLIQEATEAVDRGSKLLLISDRKVSAENAPIPSLLAVGAIHQGLVRAGRRLRCDLIVDSAEVRDVHQVACLLGFGANAVHPWFAEDLLLGIALDSEEPSLTAEDALKNYRKAVDKGILKIMSKIGISTLFSYQGAQIFEAVGISHSVVRDCFRGCASPIGGIGYPQIADETLARHKRAYAEEVTGIWDEGYYSVVKRGPAEFHGWNSKVIGGMNKIFRGDEKKFDRFLPFKEASEHHQPSSVRDLLKFRYVNKPISLEDVEAIDEIRRRFTTAGMSLGAISPETHELLAIAMNSIGGKSNSGEGGEDPQRFRIREDGSSANSAIKQVASGRFGVTASYLANAREIEIKVAQGAKPGEGGQLPGHKVTELIAELRYSVPGVTLISPPPHHDIYSIEDLAQLIYDLKQVNPRAKVCVKLVSSSGVGTIAAGVAKAYADVILVSGHDGGTGASPISSIKNAGSAWEIGLAEAHQVLMMNGLRNRVVLRTDGGMKTGRDIVIAAILGAEEYNFGTAALIAAGCAMFRVCHKNTCPVGVATQREDLRKKFKGKPENLVNFFNAVAEDVRRIMADLGISTIDKLVGRTDLLEQIQDPKNPKTATINFSGILHNPDPSGVISRIHTRERNDRIGAEGSIDDQILQDGMETVRHLTPKFSKSYKVLNIHRNIGTHLSGEIAYMHGHNGMPPGTMNLKFTGSAGQSFGTFLTQGIRLHLFGEANDYVGKGMSGGEIIVRPQEREKFVWKDNSIIGNTCLYGATGGILLAAGQAGERFAVRNSGGIAVVEGVGDHGCEYMTGGSVIVLGKTGTNFGAGMSGGLAFIFDPEERFESRYNDEMVSPARLDKNEEIDALKKLISLHATLTESPQAKQILKNWKKAVGQFWKVVPHRGEGIPEPVLIFGEKLKSVQVV; encoded by the coding sequence ATGACTTTCGACAACCCATCACCGCTCTACCGCCCCGACCACGAGCACGACGCTTGTGGGGTTGGCTTCATTGCCAACATCAAGGGGGAGCGCTCCTACGCGATGCTCGATCGCGCGATCGAAGGGCTGAAAAACTTGGCCCACCGTGGAGCCATCGACGCAGACGCAGTCACGGGTGACGGAGCGGGCGTACTCACGCAGATCCCCTATCAGATCTTTCGCGAATACCTGGAAGAGAAAGGAAAACCGCTCTACGAGGACACCGACCTTGGGGTGGGAATGTTGTTTCTCCCCCGGAACGATGAGTATGCACAGGACCATGCGAAGAAAATTGTCGAGGAATCGATCAAGAAAGAAGGGCTCAAACTCCTCGCTTGGCGGGATGTTCCTGTCAATCCGGACTGTTTGGGGAAGAAAGCAGAATTGACCCGTCCCGCTATCAAGCAGGTGCTGATTGGGAGGCCGGCTCAGCTGACGCCCAGCGAATACGAACGGTCTCTCTTTTTGGCGATGAGGGGATCGATGCGGATCGCCGGTGAAAAGAACATTCCCGACTTCTACGTCGTGAGCTTTTCCCACCGCACCCTCACCTACAAGGGCCTCCTCAACGCACCACAGGTCCGGCAGTTCTTTACCGATCTCCGCTCCCCGAAATACCAGACCGCCTTCGCCATCTTCCACCAGCGGTTTGCCACCAACACGTTGCCCGATTGGTCGAAAGCGCAGCCCTACCGCATGCTCGCTCATAACGGGGAGATCAATACGATCCGCGGCAACCGCAACCTGATGCGGGCACGGGAGTTTTCCAACAACCATGGCATCTGGGGAGACCGCTACAAGGATCTGAGCCCGATGATCCAGCGGGACATGTCGGACTCCACGAGTCTCGACAATACTCTTCAACTCATGAACGTCGGAGGCCGCTCGTGCCTTCACGGCGTTGCGATGATGATTCCTTCCGCTTGGGAGAACGACCCAAACCTACCGGAAGACGTCCGCGCTTTCTACAAGTGCCACTCCGCTATGATGGAACCGTGGGATGGTCCGGCAGCTGTTGCTTTTACCGACGGTCGGTTCATCGGAGGGAGTCTCGACCGCAACGGACTGCGCCCCTGCCGTTACAAAATCTACGAAGACCACACGATTGTGCTCGGATCTGAGGCTGGCTTAATCCGCGATTGGGGCTCGCCGGTCGTGGAAGCGGGCAGGCTCGGCCCTGGCCGGATGATCGCCGTCGACATTTCCAAGGGCGAGGTCTATAAGGATGGGGAGATCAAGAAAAAGCTCGCGAACGAAGAGGACTACGTGAAGTGGTGTGAGCGCTCTCTCACTCCGCTCTCTGAGTTACTCGTCTCGAAAAAGAAAAAGACCAAGCCTTCCACTGAAACCGACGACATCCCCCACCTCCGGGTCTGTTTCGGATACAGTTCCGACGAGGAGGAAATCGTTCTCAAACCAATGGTCACAACCGGCTTGGAAGCGGTGGGTTCAATGGGGGACGATACCCCTTTGGCCGTGCTCTCCCACCGGAATCGACTCCTCTTTACCTACTTCAAGCAACTCTTTGCTCAGGTCACCAACCCGGCCATCGATTCGCTGCGCGAGCGGTCGGTCATGTCCGTCAACGTTAATTTGGGCGGCAAGTTGGGTCTTTTCGAACCGCTGTCCGACGATCATCCATTCGTCACCCTCGAATCTCCCCTCCTCTTCAGCCACGAACTGAAGGCCATTTGCAGGTCCGATGTATTCAAAGGCTGCGTCCATACCATCGATGCAACCTTTCCCGCAAAAGGAGACTCCGACTCGCTCGAAGACCGCGTCAAACAACTCATCCAAGAAGCCACCGAAGCAGTCGACCGCGGGTCAAAACTCCTTCTGATCTCGGATCGAAAAGTCTCAGCAGAAAACGCCCCTATTCCGTCACTTTTGGCGGTGGGTGCAATCCATCAGGGCCTTGTCCGCGCCGGTCGCCGTCTACGCTGCGATCTGATCGTCGATAGCGCGGAAGTGCGGGACGTTCACCAAGTCGCCTGCCTTCTCGGCTTTGGCGCCAATGCGGTTCATCCGTGGTTTGCTGAGGACTTGCTCCTCGGAATTGCTCTGGACAGTGAGGAACCTTCGCTCACCGCGGAGGACGCTCTCAAAAATTACCGCAAGGCTGTCGATAAGGGCATCCTCAAGATCATGTCGAAGATCGGGATCAGTACCTTGTTCAGCTACCAAGGGGCTCAGATCTTCGAAGCTGTTGGCATCAGCCACTCGGTCGTGCGGGATTGCTTCCGCGGCTGCGCTTCTCCCATAGGCGGAATCGGCTACCCACAGATCGCTGACGAAACCCTCGCCCGCCACAAGCGTGCTTACGCAGAAGAAGTCACCGGAATCTGGGATGAAGGCTATTACAGCGTCGTGAAACGCGGCCCGGCGGAATTCCACGGTTGGAATTCCAAAGTGATCGGTGGAATGAACAAGATCTTCCGCGGCGACGAAAAGAAGTTCGACCGGTTCCTCCCGTTCAAAGAGGCGAGCGAGCACCACCAACCCTCCTCAGTGCGTGATCTTCTCAAGTTCCGTTACGTCAATAAGCCGATTTCACTCGAAGACGTAGAGGCGATTGATGAGATCCGCCGCCGGTTTACCACTGCGGGCATGTCTCTAGGGGCAATTTCCCCGGAAACGCATGAGCTGCTGGCGATCGCCATGAACAGTATTGGCGGGAAGTCCAACTCCGGGGAAGGCGGCGAAGATCCGCAGCGCTTTCGAATCCGCGAAGATGGCTCCAGTGCCAACAGTGCAATCAAGCAGGTGGCATCCGGACGTTTTGGCGTGACCGCATCCTACCTGGCAAACGCGCGGGAAATCGAGATCAAGGTTGCCCAAGGCGCGAAGCCCGGGGAAGGCGGCCAACTTCCCGGTCACAAGGTGACTGAGCTTATCGCCGAACTGCGTTACAGCGTCCCTGGGGTAACACTCATCTCCCCGCCACCGCATCACGACATTTATTCGATCGAAGACCTTGCCCAGCTCATCTACGATTTGAAGCAGGTAAACCCACGCGCAAAAGTGTGCGTGAAGCTGGTTTCCTCCTCCGGCGTAGGAACCATTGCAGCTGGCGTCGCCAAGGCCTACGCCGACGTGATCCTCGTTTCCGGCCATGATGGCGGCACAGGTGCCTCGCCCATCTCCTCGATCAAAAACGCGGGGTCAGCCTGGGAAATCGGCCTCGCCGAGGCTCATCAGGTTTTAATGATGAACGGCCTGCGGAACCGCGTTGTCCTCCGGACAGACGGGGGCATGAAAACCGGGCGCGACATTGTGATCGCTGCCATTCTCGGTGCGGAGGAATACAATTTTGGAACCGCCGCACTCATCGCTGCCGGCTGCGCGATGTTCCGCGTCTGCCACAAGAACACCTGCCCGGTCGGTGTCGCCACCCAACGCGAAGACCTACGCAAGAAGTTCAAAGGCAAGCCCGAGAACCTCGTCAACTTTTTCAATGCAGTCGCCGAAGATGTGCGCCGGATCATGGCCGATCTCGGGATATCCACCATCGACAAGTTGGTTGGGCGAACCGACTTGCTGGAGCAAATTCAGGATCCCAAGAACCCGAAGACCGCCACCATCAACTTCTCCGGTATTCTTCACAACCCCGATCCGAGCGGAGTGATTTCCCGTATCCACACCCGTGAGCGCAACGATCGTATCGGTGCAGAAGGCTCGATCGACGACCAAATCCTCCAGGATGGGATGGAAACCGTCAGACACCTGACGCCAAAGTTTTCCAAGTCTTACAAAGTGCTCAACATCCACCGGAACATCGGCACTCACCTCTCTGGGGAAATTGCTTACATGCATGGGCATAACGGAATGCCACCCGGAACCATGAATTTGAAGTTTACCGGAAGTGCGGGACAGAGTTTTGGCACCTTTCTCACCCAAGGCATCCGCCTCCACCTCTTTGGAGAAGCAAACGACTACGTCGGCAAAGGGATGAGCGGTGGCGAAATCATCGTCCGGCCGCAGGAACGGGAGAAGTTCGTCTGGAAAGACAATAGTATCATTGGAAACACCTGCCTCTACGGAGCCACTGGCGGAATCCTGCTTGCAGCGGGCCAGGCTGGTGAGCGGTTCGCGGTCCGCAACAGCGGCGGGATCGCTGTCGTCGAGGGAGTGGGTGATCACGGCTGTGAATACATGACCGGCGGCTCGGTCATTGTTCTTGGCAAAACGGGAACGAACTTCGGCGCTGGAATGAGCGGAGGTCTCGCCTTCATCTTCGACCCTGAAGAGCGTTTTGAATCCCGCTACAACGACGAAATGGTATCCCCCGCCCGCCTCGACAAGAACGAAGAAATCGACGCCCTCAAGAAACTGATTTCGCTCCACGCGACTCTGACGGAAAGCCCTCAAGCCAAACAGATCCTGAAAAACTGGAAGAAAGCCGTTGGTCAGTTCTGGAAAGTAGTTCCCCACCGCGGGGAGGGAATCCCTGAGCCTGTTCTGATTTTTGGGGAAAAACTGAAAAGCGTTCAAGTCGTCTAG